The following are from one region of the Shinella sp. PSBB067 genome:
- the trbJ gene encoding P-type conjugative transfer protein TrbJ: MIVRRLRKSSAVLAASMLAAMPLAMSPFAMSPVYAWRIVYDPTNYAQNVLTAARTLEQINHQITSLQNEATMLINQARNLANLPFSSLQTLQQNVQKTQQLLKQAQNIAFDVQNIDQMFQQQYGTVSMSASDQQLVSAARSRWQNTVGSLQDAMRVQAGVVGNIDTNRTQMSELVNQSQGATGALQATQAGNQLLALQSQQLSDLVALLAANGRSGALTEAERSAAAEQGREQRRRFLTPGSGYQAGSARMFNGN, encoded by the coding sequence ATGATCGTCCGTCGTCTTCGCAAATCCTCCGCGGTCCTCGCAGCGTCCATGCTGGCGGCTATGCCGCTCGCGATGTCGCCGTTTGCGATGTCGCCGGTCTATGCCTGGAGGATCGTCTACGACCCCACCAACTACGCGCAGAATGTCCTGACTGCCGCGCGTACGCTTGAGCAGATCAACCATCAGATCACCTCGCTTCAGAATGAAGCGACCATGCTCATCAACCAGGCGCGCAATCTCGCGAATCTGCCGTTCTCCTCGCTCCAGACGCTTCAGCAGAATGTTCAGAAGACCCAGCAGCTCCTGAAGCAGGCGCAGAACATCGCCTTCGACGTGCAGAACATCGACCAGATGTTCCAGCAGCAATACGGCACCGTCTCGATGTCGGCGAGCGATCAGCAGCTCGTCAGCGCCGCGCGCAGCCGCTGGCAGAACACCGTCGGAAGCCTGCAGGACGCGATGCGCGTCCAGGCAGGCGTCGTCGGTAACATCGACACCAACCGCACGCAGATGAGCGAACTGGTGAACCAGAGCCAGGGCGCGACCGGCGCGCTTCAGGCGACTCAGGCCGGCAACCAGCTCCTCGCCCTCCAGTCGCAGCAGCTCTCCGATCTCGTCGCGCTGCTCGCAGCCAACGGCCGTTCGGGCGCGCTGACGGAGGCCGAGCGCTCCGCAGCAGCCGAGCAGGGGCGTGAGCAGCGCCGCCGCTTCCTGACGCCCGGTTCCGGCTATCAGGCCGGCAGCGCGCGGATGTTCAACGGCAATTGA
- a CDS encoding VirD2 family relaxase/mobilization nuclease, with product MSDEREFRVRPGRIRSTRAQQARPFVAQALAAAKKAGGGVSRSGRVTSGNRSRFGRGQRASIQANRLITSRTRGAVVKARVVRHSPRSAPLGTHLDYLRRDGVTRDGEKARLFGPGTEDADGRAFAERCGDDRHHFRFIVSPDDAPDMSDLRSFIRDLVGQMEKDLGTRLDWVAVDHWNTQHPHIHLIVRGVRDDGQDLVISRDYIKEGMRDRARDLISHELGPRTDLDIRRSLESQITAERWTQLDRQLVRDAGKSGIIDLAPLADRQPDEFHALKVGRLRTLETLGVAGQVGHSQWFIKPEAETVLRELGERGDIIKRMHRALTERGIERGSASYVLAGESLDVPVVGRLVERGLDDELKGSAYAVVDGVDGRTHHIRLPHLDAAGDSPPGSIVELRAYEDAQGQRRVALAVRSDLDLGAQVNATGATWLDRQAIAREPVALSEGGFGSEVRQAMEERAEHLIGEGLADRQGGRIVFARRLLNTLRDREVNALGEKLAAETGLPFAQAGTGEYVAGSYRQRFALASGRFAMIDDGLGFQLVPWSPSLEKQIGRHVSGVSRDDGGVDWDFGRKRGLGL from the coding sequence ATGTCCGATGAACGCGAATTCCGCGTCCGTCCCGGGCGCATCCGATCCACCCGCGCGCAGCAGGCTCGTCCCTTTGTCGCGCAGGCGCTCGCCGCTGCGAAGAAGGCAGGCGGCGGCGTCTCACGGTCCGGCCGCGTCACCTCGGGCAATCGATCCCGCTTCGGCCGTGGCCAGCGCGCCAGCATCCAGGCCAATCGCCTGATCACGTCGCGGACCCGCGGCGCCGTCGTCAAGGCGCGCGTGGTCCGCCACAGCCCACGGTCCGCGCCGCTGGGGACGCATCTCGATTATCTGCGTCGCGACGGTGTGACCCGTGACGGCGAGAAGGCCCGATTGTTCGGGCCCGGAACCGAGGACGCCGATGGGCGAGCCTTCGCCGAGCGCTGCGGAGACGACCGGCATCATTTCCGGTTCATCGTATCGCCTGACGATGCTCCCGACATGTCCGACCTTCGATCGTTCATCCGCGATCTCGTCGGCCAGATGGAAAAAGATCTCGGCACGCGGCTCGACTGGGTGGCCGTCGATCACTGGAATACGCAGCATCCGCATATCCATCTTATCGTGCGGGGCGTGCGGGACGACGGCCAGGACCTCGTGATCTCCCGCGACTACATCAAAGAGGGGATGCGTGACCGCGCGCGCGATCTCATCAGCCATGAGCTGGGGCCACGCACCGACCTTGATATCCGCCGCAGCCTCGAAAGCCAGATCACGGCAGAGCGGTGGACCCAGCTCGATCGGCAACTCGTCCGCGACGCCGGCAAGTCCGGCATCATCGATCTCGCCCCGCTCGCAGATCGCCAGCCTGACGAGTTTCATGCGCTGAAGGTCGGCCGCCTGCGCACGCTCGAAACCCTCGGCGTCGCCGGGCAGGTAGGCCACTCCCAATGGTTCATCAAGCCGGAAGCGGAAACCGTCCTGCGCGAACTCGGCGAACGCGGCGACATCATCAAACGTATGCACCGCGCGCTGACCGAGCGCGGCATCGAACGCGGATCTGCGAGCTACGTGCTGGCCGGCGAAAGCCTCGACGTGCCCGTCGTCGGCCGACTGGTCGAGCGTGGCCTTGACGACGAGCTGAAAGGGTCCGCCTACGCCGTCGTCGACGGTGTGGACGGCCGTACGCATCACATCCGGCTGCCGCACCTCGACGCAGCCGGCGACAGCCCGCCCGGCTCGATCGTCGAGCTGCGCGCCTATGAGGATGCGCAGGGTCAGCGTCGGGTGGCGCTCGCCGTTAGGTCCGATCTCGATCTCGGCGCCCAGGTGAACGCGACCGGCGCCACCTGGCTCGACCGGCAGGCCATCGCCCGTGAGCCGGTCGCGCTTTCCGAAGGTGGCTTTGGCTCGGAAGTCCGCCAGGCCATGGAAGAACGCGCCGAGCATCTGATCGGTGAGGGGCTCGCCGATCGTCAGGGCGGACGCATCGTCTTCGCACGCCGCCTGCTCAACACGCTGCGCGACCGTGAGGTCAATGCGCTCGGAGAAAAGCTCGCCGCCGAGACCGGGCTGCCGTTCGCTCAGGCCGGGACAGGCGAATATGTCGCCGGCTCCTATCGCCAGCGCTTTGCACTCGCCTCCGGCCGCTTCGCCATGATCGACGACGGCCTCGGCTTCCAGCTCGTGCCCTGGTCTCCCTCGCTCGAAAAGCAGATCGGCCGCCACGTCTCCGGCGTCTCGCGCGACGACGGCGGCGTCGACTGGGATTTCGGTCGGAAGCGCGGGCTCGGCCTCTAA
- the trbK-alt gene encoding putative entry exclusion protein TrbK-alt, with the protein MDSKMLARLAAVVFVAIAITAAVVEMTRKDEEPAGPSAPIVEPARDPLREGQRRCQQLGATAASDSECLRVWAETRDRFLGRPAAPVSPSSDDRR; encoded by the coding sequence ATGGACAGCAAGATGCTGGCCCGGCTGGCCGCTGTGGTCTTCGTCGCCATCGCCATCACGGCGGCGGTCGTCGAGATGACCCGCAAGGATGAGGAGCCGGCGGGACCGTCGGCGCCTATCGTCGAGCCCGCGCGCGATCCGCTGCGCGAGGGCCAGCGCCGGTGCCAGCAGCTTGGGGCAACGGCCGCGAGCGACAGCGAATGCCTGCGCGTCTGGGCCGAGACACGTGATCGCTTCCTCGGCCGTCCGGCTGCGCCTGTATCGCCGTCGTCAGACGACAGGCGGTGA
- a CDS encoding TrbC/VirB2 family protein — MRGAYKRLSASTALLTIMMLAATSPAYASGSSMPWEQPLQQILQSIEGPVAKIVAVIIIIATGLALAFGDTSGGFRRLIQIVFGLSIAFAASSFFLSFFSFGGGALV; from the coding sequence ATGCGCGGTGCCTACAAGCGTCTCTCCGCATCGACTGCGCTCCTCACCATCATGATGCTGGCCGCCACGTCGCCAGCCTATGCCTCCGGCTCATCGATGCCCTGGGAGCAACCCCTTCAGCAGATCCTCCAGTCGATCGAAGGGCCGGTCGCCAAGATCGTCGCGGTGATCATCATCATCGCGACGGGCCTTGCGCTCGCCTTTGGCGATACGAGTGGCGGCTTCCGTAGGCTGATCCAGATCGTCTTCGGCCTCTCGATCGCATTCGCCGCGTCGAGCTTCTTCCTGTCGTTCTTCTCCTTTGGCGGCGGAGCGCTCGTCTGA
- the trbL gene encoding P-type conjugative transfer protein TrbL, with the protein MGGSGVIDSFLGTFTQYIDSGFGMLSGEVAFIATTLIVIDVTLAALFWSWGADDDIIARLVKKTLFVGVFAYLISNWNNLAKIVFDSFSGLGLKASGTGFTAQDLLRPGKVAQTGLDAARPLLESISDLMGWIAFFENFIQIACLLFAWALVILAFFILSVQLFVTLIEFKLSTLAGFVLIPFGLFGKTAFMAERVLGNVISSGIKVLVLAVIVGIGSTLFSQFTQGFGGQTPSIDDAMAVVLAALSLVGLGIFGPGIASGLVSGGPQLGAGAAVGTGLAVGGAALAVGGGAMLAAKGGAALLSGGAAVARGGAAAAGAASSAYTLGSMGQSGASGVASGVARAAGSGATSPLRRAASRASESMKSSFSDGARAGLSATGGTSTMGSAGGEAEPSSVAPATTTEQPPAWAQRMKRGRHVSHGVSAAAHAVRSGDSHGSGASVNLSESDRS; encoded by the coding sequence ATGGGCGGCTCAGGGGTAATCGACAGCTTTCTTGGAACATTCACCCAATACATCGACAGCGGCTTCGGCATGCTCAGCGGCGAGGTGGCCTTCATCGCGACCACGCTGATCGTCATCGATGTCACTCTCGCGGCGCTGTTCTGGAGCTGGGGCGCCGATGACGACATCATCGCACGTCTCGTCAAGAAGACGCTGTTCGTCGGTGTGTTCGCCTATCTGATCTCCAACTGGAACAACCTCGCGAAGATCGTCTTCGACAGCTTTTCAGGTCTTGGCCTCAAAGCCTCCGGCACGGGCTTTACCGCGCAGGATCTCCTCCGCCCCGGCAAGGTGGCGCAGACCGGCCTCGACGCGGCACGGCCGCTGCTCGAATCCATCTCCGATCTGATGGGCTGGATCGCGTTCTTCGAGAATTTTATCCAGATCGCCTGCCTGCTTTTCGCCTGGGCGCTCGTCATTCTCGCCTTCTTCATCCTGTCCGTGCAGCTCTTCGTGACGTTGATCGAGTTCAAATTATCCACGTTGGCCGGCTTTGTTCTGATCCCGTTCGGCCTGTTCGGAAAGACCGCCTTCATGGCCGAGCGCGTGCTCGGCAACGTGATCTCCAGCGGCATCAAGGTCCTCGTCCTCGCCGTCATCGTCGGCATCGGCTCGACGCTCTTTAGCCAGTTCACGCAGGGGTTCGGTGGGCAGACACCGAGCATCGACGACGCCATGGCGGTCGTGCTCGCCGCGCTCTCGCTCGTTGGCCTCGGTATCTTTGGACCCGGCATCGCGTCCGGCCTCGTCAGTGGCGGTCCGCAGCTTGGCGCAGGCGCCGCAGTCGGCACGGGTCTCGCCGTGGGCGGCGCCGCGCTCGCCGTTGGCGGCGGTGCGATGCTTGCCGCGAAGGGAGGAGCAGCCCTCCTTTCCGGTGGGGCCGCGGTAGCCCGTGGCGGAGCAGCGGCCGCCGGGGCGGCATCGTCGGCCTATACGCTCGGTTCCATGGGGCAGTCCGGTGCATCGGGCGTGGCGTCCGGCGTCGCACGCGCGGCCGGTTCAGGCGCCACATCACCCTTGCGTCGCGCCGCCTCGCGCGCGTCCGAGAGCATGAAATCCAGTTTTTCCGACGGCGCCCGCGCCGGGCTCAGTGCCACCGGCGGCACGTCCACGATGGGGTCGGCCGGCGGCGAGGCAGAGCCTTCTTCCGTCGCGCCCGCGACGACGACCGAACAGCCCCCCGCATGGGCCCAGCGCATGAAGCGCGGCCGCCATGTCTCTCACGGCGTCAGCGCCGCCGCGCATGCCGTCCGTTCCGGCGACAGCCACGGATCCGGAGCATCCGTCAATCTCTCTGAAAGTGACCGTTCATGA
- the trbB gene encoding P-type conjugative transfer ATPase TrbB, whose amino-acid sequence MASTHQRQEAIQRGARMLRTALGPAIARFLEEPAVVEVMLNPDGRIWVDRLSEGLADTGETMTPADGERIVRLVAHHVGAEVHARSPRVSAELPETGERFEGLLPPVVASPAFAIRKPAVAVFTLDDYVAAGIMTADQAIALRMAVASRANILVAGGTSTGKTTLTNALLAEVAKGADRVVIIEDTRELQCAAPNLVSMRTKDGVATLSDLVRSSLRLRPDRIPIGEVRGSEALDLLKAWGTGHPGGIGTIHAGSGIGALRRLEQLIQEAVVTVPRALIAETIDLVAVLSGRGSARRLAELARVEGLGPDGDYRITPATTPNGEAE is encoded by the coding sequence ATGGCATCCACTCACCAGAGACAGGAAGCGATCCAGCGCGGCGCTCGCATGCTGCGCACCGCGCTCGGACCCGCCATCGCCCGGTTTCTGGAGGAACCGGCCGTGGTCGAGGTCATGCTGAACCCCGATGGCCGCATCTGGGTGGATCGGCTTTCCGAAGGGCTGGCCGATACCGGCGAGACAATGACGCCCGCTGATGGCGAACGCATCGTGCGCCTGGTCGCGCACCATGTCGGCGCCGAAGTGCATGCGCGCTCCCCGCGTGTATCGGCCGAACTGCCCGAAACCGGCGAACGGTTTGAAGGCTTGCTCCCTCCCGTCGTCGCGTCTCCAGCTTTCGCCATCCGTAAGCCCGCCGTCGCCGTGTTCACGCTCGACGACTACGTGGCGGCGGGCATCATGACCGCCGATCAGGCCATCGCGCTGCGAATGGCTGTCGCATCCCGCGCCAACATTCTCGTCGCGGGCGGCACATCGACGGGCAAGACCACACTCACGAACGCACTGCTCGCCGAAGTGGCGAAGGGCGCCGATCGCGTCGTTATCATCGAGGACACGCGCGAGCTGCAATGCGCCGCGCCGAACCTCGTCTCGATGCGGACGAAGGACGGCGTGGCGACGCTCTCGGATCTCGTCCGCTCCTCGCTGCGCCTGCGACCCGATCGTATTCCGATCGGCGAGGTACGGGGCTCCGAAGCCCTCGACCTTCTCAAGGCGTGGGGCACCGGCCACCCCGGCGGCATCGGCACGATCCATGCCGGTTCCGGCATCGGCGCGCTGCGCCGCCTCGAGCAACTCATCCAGGAGGCCGTCGTCACCGTCCCGCGCGCGCTGATCGCCGAGACGATCGATCTCGTCGCCGTCCTCTCCGGTCGTGGTTCCGCCCGCCGGCTGGCCGAGCTCGCCCGCGTCGAAGGGCTCGGCCCGGACGGCGATTACCGCATCACCCCCGCAACCACCCCGAACGGAGAAGCTGAATGA
- the trbE gene encoding conjugal transfer protein TrbE: MMNLAEYRGSASRLADYLPWVALVATGVVLNKDGSFQRTAKFRGPDLDSAVAAELVAVASRINNAFRRLGLGWSIFVEAQRHEADTYPDSSFPDPASGLVDAERKAGFEEAGAHFVSSYFLTFLFLPPAEEAARTESWLYEGRERSGIDPHEILRAFTDRTDRVLALLDGFMPSCRWLDDGETLTYLHSTISTKRHRVRVPETPVYLDALLADQPLTGGLEPRLGDQNLRILTIIGFPTATTPGLLDDLNRLAFPYRWSTRAILLDKTDATKLLTKIRRQWFAKRKSIAAILKEVMTNERSVLVDTDAANKAADADLALQELGADVAGLAYVTATITVWDADARLADEKLRLVEKVIQGRDFTAMIETVNAVDAWLGSLPGHAYANVRQPPISTLNLAHMIPLSAVWAGPERDEHFNAPPLLYGKTEGSTPFRLSLHVGDVGHTLVVGPTGAGKSVLLALMALQFRRYPRSQVFAFDFGGSIRAAALAMGGDWHDLGGGLTEGSDVSVSLQPLARIHDTYERAWAADWIVAILSREGITITPEAKEHIWTALTSLASAPIEERTITGLNVLLQSNDLKQALRPYCVGGPYGRPLDAETEHLGSADVQAFEIEGLVGTGAAPAVLAYLFHRIGDRLDGRPTLLIIDEGWLALDDEGFAGQLREWLKTLRKKNASVIFATQSLSDIDNSDIAPAIIESCPTRLLLPNERAIEPQITAIYRRFGLNDRQIEILARATPKRDYYCQSRRGNRLFELGLSELGLALCAASSKSDQTLIANLVAEHGRDGFLPAWLDARDVGWAIDLLPGFQTLTPQPEKEL; the protein is encoded by the coding sequence ATGATGAACCTTGCCGAATATCGCGGCTCAGCATCGCGTCTTGCGGACTATCTGCCCTGGGTCGCGCTCGTTGCTACAGGCGTCGTGCTCAACAAGGACGGATCGTTCCAGCGCACCGCGAAGTTCCGCGGTCCCGATCTTGATTCCGCCGTCGCGGCCGAGCTGGTCGCCGTCGCCAGCCGTATCAACAACGCCTTCCGTAGGCTTGGCTTGGGCTGGAGCATCTTCGTCGAAGCGCAGCGTCACGAAGCCGACACCTATCCGGACAGCAGTTTCCCCGATCCGGCTTCCGGCCTGGTCGATGCCGAGCGCAAGGCGGGGTTCGAGGAAGCGGGCGCCCATTTCGTCTCCAGCTACTTCCTGACCTTCTTGTTCCTTCCGCCAGCGGAGGAAGCCGCACGCACCGAGTCCTGGCTGTACGAAGGCCGCGAACGTTCGGGCATCGATCCGCACGAGATCCTGCGGGCCTTCACCGATCGCACCGACCGCGTGCTGGCGCTTCTCGACGGCTTCATGCCGTCCTGCCGCTGGCTCGATGATGGCGAGACGCTGACCTACCTGCATTCGACGATTTCGACGAAGCGTCACCGCGTCCGCGTCCCCGAAACCCCGGTCTACCTCGATGCGCTTCTGGCCGACCAGCCGCTGACCGGCGGGCTGGAACCGCGCCTTGGCGACCAGAACCTGCGCATTCTAACTATCATCGGGTTCCCGACGGCAACGACGCCCGGGTTGCTCGACGACCTCAACCGGCTGGCCTTTCCATATCGCTGGTCGACGCGCGCGATCCTGCTCGACAAGACCGACGCGACGAAACTCCTGACCAAGATCCGCCGGCAGTGGTTCGCCAAGCGCAAGAGCATTGCGGCGATCCTGAAGGAAGTGATGACCAACGAGCGGTCCGTGCTCGTGGACACTGACGCGGCGAACAAGGCGGCGGACGCCGATCTCGCGCTACAGGAGCTCGGCGCCGACGTGGCCGGGCTGGCCTACGTCACGGCGACCATCACCGTCTGGGACGCCGACGCGCGCCTTGCCGACGAGAAACTGCGGCTGGTCGAGAAGGTCATTCAGGGTCGCGACTTCACGGCCATGATCGAGACCGTGAACGCCGTTGACGCATGGCTCGGCAGCTTGCCGGGCCATGCCTACGCCAATGTCCGCCAGCCGCCGATCTCGACACTCAATCTCGCCCACATGATCCCCCTGAGCGCCGTGTGGGCGGGGCCGGAACGGGACGAGCACTTCAATGCGCCCCCCTTGCTTTACGGCAAGACCGAAGGCTCGACCCCGTTCCGGTTGTCTCTGCATGTCGGCGACGTCGGCCATACCCTGGTGGTCGGCCCGACCGGCGCGGGCAAGTCCGTGCTGCTCGCCCTCATGGCTTTGCAGTTCCGCCGCTACCCACGCAGCCAGGTCTTCGCGTTCGATTTCGGCGGGTCGATCCGGGCGGCCGCGCTAGCCATGGGCGGCGACTGGCATGATCTTGGTGGCGGCCTTACCGAAGGCTCCGATGTCTCGGTCTCCCTCCAGCCGCTCGCCCGCATTCATGACACCTATGAGCGCGCCTGGGCCGCCGACTGGATCGTCGCGATCCTGTCCCGTGAGGGCATCACGATTACGCCCGAGGCGAAGGAGCACATCTGGACCGCGTTGACCTCGCTCGCATCCGCGCCGATCGAGGAACGGACGATCACGGGCCTCAACGTTCTGCTCCAGTCGAACGATCTCAAGCAGGCGCTTCGTCCCTATTGCGTCGGCGGCCCCTATGGTCGGCCGCTCGACGCGGAGACCGAACATCTTGGCTCGGCCGACGTGCAGGCGTTCGAGATCGAGGGCCTTGTGGGTACGGGCGCCGCGCCCGCCGTGCTCGCCTACCTGTTCCATCGCATCGGCGACCGGCTGGACGGCCGCCCGACCTTGCTCATCATCGACGAGGGATGGCTTGCCCTCGATGACGAGGGCTTCGCCGGCCAGCTCCGCGAATGGCTGAAGACGCTCAGAAAGAAGAACGCCTCGGTCATCTTCGCTACGCAGTCGCTGTCCGATATCGACAATTCAGACATCGCGCCGGCGATCATCGAGAGCTGCCCGACTCGGCTGCTGCTGCCGAACGAACGAGCCATCGAACCGCAGATCACGGCGATCTACAGGCGGTTCGGCCTCAACGACCGCCAGATCGAGATCCTCGCGCGGGCGACCCCCAAGCGGGACTACTACTGCCAGTCGCGCCGCGGAAATCGCCTGTTCGAGCTCGGCCTTTCCGAACTCGGCCTCGCGCTCTGCGCCGCGTCCTCGAAATCCGACCAGACGCTGATCGCCAACCTCGTCGCCGAACACGGCCGCGACGGCTTTCTCCCCGCATGGCTCGATGCCCGCGACGTCGGCTGGGCCATCGATCTTCTTCCCGGTTTTCAAACGCTCACCCCCCAGCCCGAAAAGGAGCTTTAG
- a CDS encoding VirB3 family type IV secretion system protein has protein sequence MAVAFEQLDEVPGYTVPVHRALTEHILLGGAPRSIAIMNGTLAGAVGLGLRLWLVGIAIWAIGHFIAVWAARRDPLFVEVGRRHLRIPAFLAV, from the coding sequence ATGGCGGTCGCGTTCGAACAATTGGACGAGGTGCCGGGTTACACGGTGCCGGTCCACCGCGCTCTGACCGAGCACATCCTGCTCGGCGGCGCCCCGCGATCGATCGCCATCATGAACGGCACGCTGGCCGGAGCGGTCGGCTTGGGCCTGCGGCTCTGGCTGGTCGGGATCGCAATCTGGGCAATCGGCCATTTCATCGCCGTCTGGGCCGCCCGCCGTGACCCGCTCTTTGTCGAGGTCGGCCGCAGGCACCTGCGCATCCCGGCTTTCCTCGCGGTCTGA
- a CDS encoding conjugal transfer protein TraG — translation MSATKILWGQILIVFAIVLTTVWGATQYVAWSLGYQAQLGEPWFTLFGVPVYFPAAIMWWWYFYDAYAPGIFAVGGVIAASGGFIAIAVAIGMSVWRAREAKNVATYGSARWAQDQEIRDAGLLGPDGVVLGRYERDYLRHDGAEHVLCFAPTRSGKGVGLVVPSLLTWPGSAIVHDIKGENWTLTAGFRSRHGRVLLFDPTNPESSAYNPLLEVRRGEWEVRDVQNIADILVDPEGSLDKRNHWEKTSHSLLVGAILHVLYAEPEKTLAGVANFLSDPKRPVESTLRSMMKTAHLGEAGPHPVVASAARELLNKSDNERSGVLSTAMSFLGLYRDPVVAAVTRRCDWRISDIVGGEHPTTLYLVVPPSDINRTKPLIRLLLNQIGRRLTEDLQAKVGRHRLLLMLDEFPALGRLDFFESALAFMAGYGLKAFLIAQSLNQIEKAYGPNNSILDNCHVRVSFATNDERTAKRVSDALGTATEMKAMKNYAGHRLSPWLGHLMVSRSETARQLLTPGEIMQLPPTDEIVMVAGIPPIRAKKARYYEDARFKERVLAPPEPKRPDSTGPDDWSSLPIPPRPEEIATTAASSDDEDTTSSERRLQPELSRVKPVEKKAPIENEFEIDLPDDAEEEAVGNRRMIRQMQGIARQVSLDPNDGMEL, via the coding sequence ATGTCCGCCACCAAAATCCTTTGGGGACAGATCCTGATCGTGTTTGCGATCGTCCTCACCACCGTCTGGGGCGCGACGCAGTATGTCGCGTGGAGCCTCGGCTATCAGGCGCAGCTCGGCGAGCCGTGGTTCACGCTGTTCGGCGTGCCGGTCTACTTTCCGGCCGCCATCATGTGGTGGTGGTATTTCTACGACGCCTACGCCCCAGGCATCTTCGCCGTGGGCGGCGTGATCGCCGCGTCGGGTGGCTTCATTGCGATCGCCGTCGCAATCGGCATGTCGGTCTGGCGTGCGCGCGAGGCGAAGAATGTCGCCACCTACGGCTCGGCGCGCTGGGCGCAGGATCAGGAGATCCGCGACGCCGGCCTGCTCGGTCCGGACGGAGTCGTTCTCGGTCGATACGAGCGCGACTATCTGCGGCACGATGGCGCCGAGCATGTGCTGTGCTTTGCGCCGACCCGTTCGGGCAAGGGCGTCGGCCTCGTCGTGCCCTCGCTTCTCACCTGGCCCGGCTCGGCCATCGTTCACGACATCAAGGGGGAGAACTGGACGCTCACGGCCGGGTTCCGATCCCGGCACGGCAGGGTGCTGCTCTTCGATCCGACCAATCCGGAATCATCGGCATATAACCCGCTGCTCGAGGTCAGGCGCGGTGAATGGGAGGTTCGCGATGTCCAGAACATCGCCGACATCCTGGTCGATCCCGAGGGTAGCCTGGACAAACGGAACCACTGGGAAAAAACCAGCCATTCGCTTCTGGTCGGCGCGATCCTTCACGTCCTATATGCCGAGCCGGAAAAGACCCTCGCGGGCGTCGCCAACTTCCTTTCCGACCCAAAGCGGCCTGTCGAGTCGACGCTGAGGTCGATGATGAAGACTGCGCATCTCGGCGAAGCCGGTCCGCACCCCGTCGTCGCCAGCGCGGCGCGCGAGCTACTGAACAAATCCGACAACGAGCGTTCGGGCGTGCTCTCGACGGCGATGTCCTTCCTCGGCCTCTATCGTGACCCGGTGGTCGCTGCGGTGACGCGCCGCTGCGACTGGCGGATCAGCGACATCGTGGGCGGCGAGCATCCCACGACGCTCTACCTCGTCGTGCCGCCCTCCGACATCAATCGCACCAAGCCGTTGATCCGGTTGTTGCTCAACCAGATCGGGCGGCGCCTAACCGAGGACCTGCAGGCCAAGGTCGGGCGGCATCGTCTCTTGCTGATGCTCGACGAGTTTCCAGCCCTCGGCAGGCTCGACTTCTTCGAAAGCGCGCTGGCCTTCATGGCGGGCTACGGACTCAAAGCGTTCCTGATCGCGCAGAGCCTCAACCAGATCGAAAAGGCCTATGGCCCGAACAACTCGATCCTCGACAATTGCCATGTCCGGGTCAGCTTCGCCACGAACGACGAACGCACCGCCAAGCGCGTCTCGGACGCGCTGGGCACAGCCACCGAAATGAAGGCCATGAAGAACTACGCCGGCCACCGCCTGTCGCCGTGGTTAGGCCATCTGATGGTGTCGCGCTCGGAGACCGCCCGTCAGTTGCTGACGCCAGGCGAGATCATGCAGCTTCCGCCGACCGACGAGATCGTCATGGTCGCCGGCATCCCGCCGATCCGGGCGAAGAAGGCGCGCTATTACGAGGATGCCCGCTTCAAGGAGCGGGTGCTGGCGCCGCCGGAGCCGAAACGACCTGACAGCACCGGCCCGGACGACTGGAGCAGCCTGCCGATACCACCGCGCCCGGAAGAGATCGCGACGACCGCGGCCTCCTCGGACGATGAGGACACCACCAGTTCCGAACGTCGGCTGCAACCCGAGCTGAGCCGCGTAAAGCCGGTTGAGAAAAAGGCGCCCATCGAAAACGAATTCGAGATCGACCTCCCGGATGACGCCGAAGAGGAGGCCGTGGGGAACCGTCGCATGATCCGGCAGATGCAGGGCATCGCACGGCAGGTCTCTCTTGATCCCAACGACGGCATGGAGCTGTAG
- a CDS encoding CopG family transcriptional regulator → MTVRRKKRKTTIYLDPEVEKTLADFAARREQSQSMIAEAAIASFLSPDDAERREAIFSKRLDQLDRRMTRLERDVGIAVETLAVFIRFWITTTPALPEPAAQAARAKSSERYEAFITALGRRLAQGPKLRQEISEDKPESDT, encoded by the coding sequence ATGACCGTTCGCCGAAAAAAGAGAAAGACAACGATCTATCTCGACCCCGAGGTCGAAAAGACGCTGGCAGATTTCGCCGCACGCCGCGAGCAATCACAGTCCATGATCGCCGAGGCAGCCATCGCGTCCTTCCTCTCGCCGGACGACGCCGAACGGCGCGAAGCCATCTTTTCAAAACGCCTCGACCAGCTCGATCGTCGAATGACACGCCTCGAACGCGATGTCGGCATCGCGGTGGAGACCCTGGCGGTGTTCATCCGCTTCTGGATCACCACGACGCCCGCCCTCCCGGAGCCGGCGGCGCAGGCGGCGCGAGCGAAATCCAGCGAGCGTTACGAAGCGTTCATTACGGCGCTGGGTCGACGCTTGGCGCAGGGGCCGAAGCTGCGGCAGGAGATTTCGGAGGATAAGCCCGAATCGGACACCTGA